From Hydractinia symbiolongicarpus strain clone_291-10 chromosome 12, HSymV2.1, whole genome shotgun sequence, one genomic window encodes:
- the LOC130621259 gene encoding uncharacterized protein LOC130621259, whose amino-acid sequence MDYLRLLFLSSATFNFRLKAFHVAGAQNVLADDISRLHSRQHLLSFLHFLQLNSLTSVCDLVAINHMPPMLRMQKKGYRTHGKAYECFCSQMSSPFVPASTDFLCLYIAHLARFLLPQSICMYLNFVGLLHLEMGYANPLTNNWTLSTVLKGMKRMLGVPAKPRLPITTALLFGIRSRLNLNCSFHASFWAVCLVSFFGLFRKSHLLPTSSTIFNPLKQLVRSDFTFHDDHILVLVRWSKTIQLGQRTITFPLVAIPSSPLCPVRAILHAFSLTPGVLPDAQAFCWSKSSMRPNTILTYRTFMSVMKKVLTELGCSTSRYGTHSFRRGGGTFALEAGVPLDVISLLGDWKSDSMFL is encoded by the exons ATGGACTATTTACGTCTGTTGTTTTTGTCATCGGCTACCTTCAATTTTCGTTTGAAGGCTTTCCATGTAGCTGGTGCTCAGAATGTCCTTGCTGACGACATATCACGTCTTCATTCAAGACAAcacttattatcatttttgcactttttgcaGCTCAACTCACTGACTTCAGTCTGTGATTTGGTTGCCATCAATCATAT GCCACCTATGCTGAGAATGCAAAAAAAGGGCTATCGCACGCATGGCAAGGCTTATGAATGTTTTTGTAGCCAGATGTCTTCGCCATTTGTGCCTGCCTCCACAGATTTTTTATGCCTATATATTGCCCATTTGGCTAGGTTTTTACTACCACAATCaatttgtatgtatctaaattttgttGGCCTTCTACATCTTGAGATGGGATATGCTAATCCTCTAACCAACAATTGGACACTATCCACAGTTTTAAAAGGTATGAAGCGTATGCTTGGTGTTCCGGCCAAGCCACGTCTTCCTATTACCACTGCTCTTCTTTTTGGTATTCGTTCTCGCCTTAACCTAAATTGTAGCTTTCATGCTTCATTTTGGGCTGTTTGTTTAGTTTCATTTTTTGGTCTGTTCCGTAAGTCACATTTATTGCCGACATCTTCTACGATATTTAATCCGCTCAAACAACTAGTTCGGTCTGATTTTACTTTTCATGATGACCATATTCTCGTTCTAGTTAGATGGAGTAAGACCATCCAACTGGGACAGCGCACAATTACTTTTCCACTGGTGGCTATTCCTTCTTCTCCTCTTTGTCCAGTTCGGGCTATTTTGCATGCTTTTTCTCTCACTCCAGGTGTTCTGCCTGATGCTCAAGCCTTTTGTTGGAGCAAATCCTCGATGCGACCCAACACTATATTGACATATCGGACTTTCATGTCCGTTATGAAAAAAGTGTTGACAGAGTTAGGGTGTTCTACCTCCCGATATGGTACCCACTCGTTTCGCCGTGGGGGGGGCACCTTTGCTTTAGAGGCAGGTGTTCCCCTGGATGTCATATCCTTATTGGGGGACTGGAAATCTGATAGTATGTTTCTTTAA
- the LOC130622575 gene encoding uncharacterized protein LOC130622575, protein MMTGYIRQKHNLNVSQKRVVKALTIVSPANQEWRRTETERLLNPVPYQADYFGHKLHIDQNEKVAMYGVTHVVAIDGHTRYVTAGTTMAIKNNVKIHENIYRKTLVTYGIPDQLRVDCGREFYLILGMQEHLALLRGNQAIECYRQTESKQKLPIKRFWVEVNCRVNHPLETVLVFMANEEIIDMSNDCVKFCVSFVSCLVASYGLQIVISSWNNHPIPGRGVPSVIKTRSNGIVPLMAEVVPNGVGAKLLYMQWYPESRIASDSVFGVDRLFNSPSLLSERMREFESHYSISDLFGSLANETIDNFREALLYFINLTRTLQLRITL, encoded by the exons ATGATGACGGGCTACATCAGACAAAAACACAATTTGAATGTAAGTCAAAAACGTGTTGTCAAAGCATTGACAATTGTCTCACCAGCAAATCAAGAATGGAGGAGGACGGAAACCGAGCGGTTGCTGAATCCAGTGCCATATCAGGCGGATTACTTTGGTCATAAGCTACATATTGACCAGAACGAAAAGGTTGCAATGTATGGAGTAACTCATGTTGTAGCTATAGATGGACATACCCGGTATGTTACGGCAGGAACAACAATGGCAATTAAAAACAACGTTAAAATACATGAAAATATATACAG AAAAACCTTGGTAACATACGGAATACCTGATCAACTGCGAGTTGATTGCGGTAGAGAATTTTATTTAATCCTTGGAATGCAAGAGCATTTAGCATTGCTTCGTGGAAATCAAGCAATAGAATGTTATCGACAAACAGAATCCAAGCAg AAACTCCCTATTAAAAGATTTTGGGTGGAGGTAAACTGTCGTGTAAATCATCCTTTAgaaacagttcttgtatttatGGCAAATGAAGAGATCATAGATATGTCAAACGACTGCGTAAAATTTTGTGTATCATTTGTTTCTTGCTTGGTAGCGAGTTATGGTCTTcagattgttatttcttcgtGGAATAATCACCCTATTCCAG gcagAGGCGTGCCGTCAGTAATTAAAACCAGAAGTAATGGGATCGTACCATTGATGGCAGAAGTTGTACCAAATGGAGTAGGAGCTAAATTACTTTACATGCAGTGGTACCCTGAATCGAGGATTGCCAGTGATAGTGTGTTTGGAGTCGATCGACTTTTCAATTCACCAAGCCTTTTATCAGAAAGAATGCGAGAGTTTGAAAGCCACTATAGTATTTCTGACCTTTTTGGATCTTTAgcgaatgaaacaattgacaatTTCCGAGAAGCTCTTCTGTATTTTATTAACTTAACACGTACATTACAACTAAGGATTACATTATAA
- the LOC130622573 gene encoding uncharacterized protein LOC130622573 isoform X1, translating to MYTTTSCQMRVNYKNNRNTCYNKETLDLLSQLNYKRYSQLYIHKPWHNTQNATDHITGSMMTHIGQARSGLLICTMFVYIYLEKMEQHVESMLEESRNHDLSSDDEDTEKKIDGLDKNVASICNVQCVGQHLPKLLNDFTTVAHVVEVENMSSVANVEEVITLNTNNQHHANVEVSMSLQPQNSCIDSGPRISQRNVERCTANLVYVCPIAENDTQIHSIQRSFHNINMCKEAMILDVDFSTVLIDVLKKRKNILDTEDCLLAMAASDLLCCAFYVSFIDITLSNVQYRVVRYFEFGSVKGFFNNVLLKKINSSCCAPILPYAVYTKVDVEAKKHYDISLFTSRRKISQRNPQEMAYIRHTKINKTNLSKSFSGIVSSVNGESIQCVKAAVFVMHKNQQFEGSNDSKKIFMSSPTIWEELEVQLLNFRMASSTKNNYPAFNSSFSSTLSLQQQFQLISSIPNYHKWSWYLEKNNDVRLEQKFSNSCRRFPGSPRNRIIQAVKYRLDSQLIVYSIIKTLHSEFSEIPYKAIKSHHSQVKKERTSKRKHNHVAVNQNDDEDGDVNSDENMAEEIINNDSTPVFRSTLKESLYRFFCGEIFTKGVCKWRIKTAAQQTVIMNDYDSETGNFLAYSFVHVSISMLGTTQTDHCTCKIFSTCQTENVPTCCHCRLLNELLQFNTSNVLPPHISKESIEESMYYCVEPVIPLKPKVGVKKFSIAANGVAEIVSIFTVENTSRKVVQCHSSVCNMRKGSKREIKSLEDSSELCVHLATFRKFYLNNREIFSEDDLGEHIYLPDKKWENVFDVWIMGFWKEIAKYTSSR from the exons atgtacaCCACTACGTCTTGTCAAATGAGGGTAAATTACAAGAATAACAGAAACACATGCTATAATAAGGAAACACTCGACTTGCTATCACAACTGAATTACAAAAGATATTCGCAATTATACATACACAAACCTTGGCACAATACACAAAACGCTACGGACCACATCACGGGTAGTATGATGACACATATTGGACAGGCACGATCTGGTTTATTAATTTGTACCATG tttgtttatatatatttggaaAAAATGGAACAGCATGTTGAGTCCATGTTAGAAGAGTCCAGGAACCATGACCTAT CTTCGGATGATGAAGATACAGAAAAGAAGATTGATGGTCTAGATAAGAATGTGGCAAGCATTTGCAATGTGCAGTGTGTTGGACAACATTTGCCTAAGTTATTAAATGATTTCACTACTGTTGCTCATGTTGTAGAAGTTGAAAATATGTCTTCAGTTGCTAATGTTGAAGAAGTAATAACATTAAACACAAACAATCAACATCATGCAAAT GTTGAAGTTTCCATGTCTCTGCAGCCACAAAATTCATGTATAGATAGTGGTCCAAGAATAAGTCAG AGAAATGTAGAAAGATGTACTGCAAACTTGGTATATGTATGTCCTATAGCTGAGAATG ATACCCAAATTCATAGCATTCAGAGAAGTTTTCACAACATAAATATGTGTAAAGAGGCAATGATATTAGATGTTGATTTCAGCACTGTGTTAATTGATGTTTTAAAGAAGAGGAAGAATATTTTAGATACAGAAGATTGCCTTTTGGCTATGGCAGCATCTGACTTACTGTGTTGTGCTTTTTATGTCAGTTTCATTGACATTACCTTGTCAAATGTACAATACAGAGTGGTTCGTTATTTCGAATTTGGAAgcgttaaaggtttttttaataatgttttacttaaaaagatAAACTCATCCTGTTGTGCACCTATACTTCCATATGCAGTTTATACCAAAGTGGATGTAGAagcaaaaaaacattatgataTTTCATTATTTACATCACGAAGAAAAA TATCTCAAAGAAATCCTCAGGAGATGGCATACATACGCCACACAAAGATAAATAAAACGAATTTATCCAAATCGTTTAGTGGAATTGTATCATCCGTTAATGGGGAGTCAATACAATGTGTTAAAGCTGCTGTGTTTGTTATGCATAAAAATCAACAATTTGAAGGTTCAAACGATAGTAAAAA AATATTCATGAGTTCTCCAACTATCTGGGAGGAATTGGAAGTGCAACTGTTGAATTTTCGCATGGCTTCATCCACCAAAAATAATTATCCTGCCTTCAATTCTTCTTTTTCATCAACTTTATCGCTACAGCAACAATTTCAGTTGATATCGTCAATACCGAACTATCATAAATGGTCTTGGtacttagaaaaaaataatgatgtaAGATTGGAACAAAAGTTTTCCAATTCTTGTCGACGTTTTCCTGGTTCACCTAGAAATAGGATAATTCAAGCTGTGAAGTACAGATTGGATTCTCAACTGATTGTATATTCTATTATCAAAACCTTGCATTCTGAATTCTCTGAAATACCATACAAAGCTATAAAATCCCATCATAGCCaagtgaaaaaagaaagaacaagTAAGAGAAAGCATAATCATGTAGCAG TTAATCAAAACGACGATGAGGATGGTGATGTCAATTCTGATGAAAATATGGCAGAGGAAATAATTAACAATGATTCAACTCCTGTGTTCCGTTCAACTCTTAAGGAGTCTCTTTACAGATTCTTTTGTGGTGAAATTTTCACGAAAGGTGTTTGTAAGTGGAGAATAAAAACGGCAGCTCAGCAAACAGTCATCATGAATGATTATGATAGTGAAACAGGAAATTTTCTG GCGTATTCCTTTGTTCATGTTTCGATATCAATGCTTGGTACTACGCAGACTGATCATTGTACCTGTAAAATATTCTCAACCTGCCAGACGGAGAATGTTCCAACATGCTGTCACTGCCGTTTATTGAATGAGTTATTACAATTCAATACGTCAAATGTTCTTCCACCACACATAAGTAAAGAG AGTATCGAAGAAAGTATGTATTACTGTGTAGAACCAGTAATTCCCTTGAAACCAAAAGTCGGTGTCAAGAAATTTTCTATTGCGGCGAATGGTGTTGCAGAGATTGTATCCATCTTTACAGTAGAAAACACGTCTCGGAAGGTGGTGCAATGTCATTCGTCTGTGTGCAACATGAGAAAAGGAAGTAAACGAGAAATTAAATCTTTGGAAGATAGTTCAGAATTGTGCGTCCACTTGGCAACATTTAGAAAGTTCTACCTCAATAATCGCGAGATATTTTCGGAAGATGATCTAGGTGAACATATCTACTTACCAGATAAAAAG tGGGAAAATGTATTCGATGTCTGGATTATGGGCTTTTGGAAAGAGATCGCCAAGTACACAAGTAGTCGATAG
- the LOC130622573 gene encoding uncharacterized protein LOC130622573 isoform X2, with product MYTTTSCQMRVNYKNNRNTCYNKETLDLLSQLNYKRYSQLYIHKPWHNTQNATDHITGSMMTHIGQARSGLLICTMFVYIYLEKMEQHVESMLEESRNHDLSSDDEDTEKKIDGLDKNVASICNVQCVGQHLPKLLNDFTTVAHVVEVENMSSVANVEEVITLNTNNQHHANRNVERCTANLVYVCPIAENDTQIHSIQRSFHNINMCKEAMILDVDFSTVLIDVLKKRKNILDTEDCLLAMAASDLLCCAFYVSFIDITLSNVQYRVVRYFEFGSVKGFFNNVLLKKINSSCCAPILPYAVYTKVDVEAKKHYDISLFTSRRKISQRNPQEMAYIRHTKINKTNLSKSFSGIVSSVNGESIQCVKAAVFVMHKNQQFEGSNDSKKIFMSSPTIWEELEVQLLNFRMASSTKNNYPAFNSSFSSTLSLQQQFQLISSIPNYHKWSWYLEKNNDVRLEQKFSNSCRRFPGSPRNRIIQAVKYRLDSQLIVYSIIKTLHSEFSEIPYKAIKSHHSQVKKERTSKRKHNHVAVNQNDDEDGDVNSDENMAEEIINNDSTPVFRSTLKESLYRFFCGEIFTKGVCKWRIKTAAQQTVIMNDYDSETGNFLAYSFVHVSISMLGTTQTDHCTCKIFSTCQTENVPTCCHCRLLNELLQFNTSNVLPPHISKESIEESMYYCVEPVIPLKPKVGVKKFSIAANGVAEIVSIFTVENTSRKVVQCHSSVCNMRKGSKREIKSLEDSSELCVHLATFRKFYLNNREIFSEDDLGEHIYLPDKKWENVFDVWIMGFWKEIAKYTSSR from the exons atgtacaCCACTACGTCTTGTCAAATGAGGGTAAATTACAAGAATAACAGAAACACATGCTATAATAAGGAAACACTCGACTTGCTATCACAACTGAATTACAAAAGATATTCGCAATTATACATACACAAACCTTGGCACAATACACAAAACGCTACGGACCACATCACGGGTAGTATGATGACACATATTGGACAGGCACGATCTGGTTTATTAATTTGTACCATG tttgtttatatatatttggaaAAAATGGAACAGCATGTTGAGTCCATGTTAGAAGAGTCCAGGAACCATGACCTAT CTTCGGATGATGAAGATACAGAAAAGAAGATTGATGGTCTAGATAAGAATGTGGCAAGCATTTGCAATGTGCAGTGTGTTGGACAACATTTGCCTAAGTTATTAAATGATTTCACTACTGTTGCTCATGTTGTAGAAGTTGAAAATATGTCTTCAGTTGCTAATGTTGAAGAAGTAATAACATTAAACACAAACAATCAACATCATGCAAAT AGAAATGTAGAAAGATGTACTGCAAACTTGGTATATGTATGTCCTATAGCTGAGAATG ATACCCAAATTCATAGCATTCAGAGAAGTTTTCACAACATAAATATGTGTAAAGAGGCAATGATATTAGATGTTGATTTCAGCACTGTGTTAATTGATGTTTTAAAGAAGAGGAAGAATATTTTAGATACAGAAGATTGCCTTTTGGCTATGGCAGCATCTGACTTACTGTGTTGTGCTTTTTATGTCAGTTTCATTGACATTACCTTGTCAAATGTACAATACAGAGTGGTTCGTTATTTCGAATTTGGAAgcgttaaaggtttttttaataatgttttacttaaaaagatAAACTCATCCTGTTGTGCACCTATACTTCCATATGCAGTTTATACCAAAGTGGATGTAGAagcaaaaaaacattatgataTTTCATTATTTACATCACGAAGAAAAA TATCTCAAAGAAATCCTCAGGAGATGGCATACATACGCCACACAAAGATAAATAAAACGAATTTATCCAAATCGTTTAGTGGAATTGTATCATCCGTTAATGGGGAGTCAATACAATGTGTTAAAGCTGCTGTGTTTGTTATGCATAAAAATCAACAATTTGAAGGTTCAAACGATAGTAAAAA AATATTCATGAGTTCTCCAACTATCTGGGAGGAATTGGAAGTGCAACTGTTGAATTTTCGCATGGCTTCATCCACCAAAAATAATTATCCTGCCTTCAATTCTTCTTTTTCATCAACTTTATCGCTACAGCAACAATTTCAGTTGATATCGTCAATACCGAACTATCATAAATGGTCTTGGtacttagaaaaaaataatgatgtaAGATTGGAACAAAAGTTTTCCAATTCTTGTCGACGTTTTCCTGGTTCACCTAGAAATAGGATAATTCAAGCTGTGAAGTACAGATTGGATTCTCAACTGATTGTATATTCTATTATCAAAACCTTGCATTCTGAATTCTCTGAAATACCATACAAAGCTATAAAATCCCATCATAGCCaagtgaaaaaagaaagaacaagTAAGAGAAAGCATAATCATGTAGCAG TTAATCAAAACGACGATGAGGATGGTGATGTCAATTCTGATGAAAATATGGCAGAGGAAATAATTAACAATGATTCAACTCCTGTGTTCCGTTCAACTCTTAAGGAGTCTCTTTACAGATTCTTTTGTGGTGAAATTTTCACGAAAGGTGTTTGTAAGTGGAGAATAAAAACGGCAGCTCAGCAAACAGTCATCATGAATGATTATGATAGTGAAACAGGAAATTTTCTG GCGTATTCCTTTGTTCATGTTTCGATATCAATGCTTGGTACTACGCAGACTGATCATTGTACCTGTAAAATATTCTCAACCTGCCAGACGGAGAATGTTCCAACATGCTGTCACTGCCGTTTATTGAATGAGTTATTACAATTCAATACGTCAAATGTTCTTCCACCACACATAAGTAAAGAG AGTATCGAAGAAAGTATGTATTACTGTGTAGAACCAGTAATTCCCTTGAAACCAAAAGTCGGTGTCAAGAAATTTTCTATTGCGGCGAATGGTGTTGCAGAGATTGTATCCATCTTTACAGTAGAAAACACGTCTCGGAAGGTGGTGCAATGTCATTCGTCTGTGTGCAACATGAGAAAAGGAAGTAAACGAGAAATTAAATCTTTGGAAGATAGTTCAGAATTGTGCGTCCACTTGGCAACATTTAGAAAGTTCTACCTCAATAATCGCGAGATATTTTCGGAAGATGATCTAGGTGAACATATCTACTTACCAGATAAAAAG tGGGAAAATGTATTCGATGTCTGGATTATGGGCTTTTGGAAAGAGATCGCCAAGTACACAAGTAGTCGATAG